In Aphis gossypii isolate Hap1 unplaced genomic scaffold, ASM2018417v2 Contig00815, whole genome shotgun sequence, the DNA window TCAACTTTTGATAccgtatattcattaattagagCAGACTCAATATTCTACATAGTTATGGATACCACCATTTGTCACGcaagaacattattttactgaTACATGGTTTTAtctatatcaaaatatcaattcagcaatatttatatatatatagctatataaattgatatacttGCTATGATATGCAGTCTGTCTctatattgaaatatgaatataggATGGCCTatcattcattatatattctacATCATCTTGTCAGCGAAATGATTTTACTaatcatattcaaattttgactttaGCATGTGTTGTATACAGAACGATGATTCTtgtttatatatgaaatacttcAATCTACAATAATTCACTatcaaatatgatattatatgatataatgtcgatttaaaataaaatttgtatggaactttataccattataattgttataattactctaagaattgatttcaatattatagtaaaagaataagattaattaatttatcaattttaataatttattaaatatcataatttataggtactaccaataaaaaatttttacaaaataatatatttgcatttttttttattttttactgtttttcacAATCTTCCGTTTCGGATCCGATGAACATCGATTTAAATTGTCCGAAttagttcatttatttttatagatatttcgtTGTCAGCAGGAAAGGTGTTGCTAGTGTACAACTTTACACTAGCTTCAGAATGTTtccatctattataaaaaatcattatttaataatattcgtatatgttttattatttaatcatgttatagttaaatatcaaCGATAAAATCctcaatcttattattttaattagaatttaataatttatttgtgttgaataataataggtaacggtcaaattaaaaaaataatctggtGATCAATAAATGATTGTATCGCTGTTGTTTAACTATAGTTCATCATTTaatcattggttttttttattatggtttttaccTTTCAAGTGACGGAATGTCCTTTATAACACTAGTTTTATAATGTTGAATGACGTAGTAGTCATCGCATTTTGGCGCTACTGGACACCGAATCGTATACGTGTAATTTCCTTCCGTCAATGTTATTGAGTTAGAAACGTTATCTTCAATATTTCCTTTCGAAATTACACTAGCTAAGGCATCCTTGTACGTCTCTATTGATTCTGTTCGCTGctatacattcatatatatttatattaaaaatgaaatgtgtggtgtgtgtgtgtgtgtgtgtgtgtgtgtgtaatatttaaaaaaataatacaatacaaattattacctttCCAGCCTTAGTCATTTTAACTTTTggttcagtattttttttctttttttattctgcaTTTTTACCGGTTTTAAAGAAGATGATAGTGTTGATAGCATACTACTttcattctattattttaataatatattaatatcatatacacacatacataaacaaataggtataggtacttacatcaTCATTTGAAGAGCTTTCGCCTGCAGATACATTAGTATAGtacgacatattatttttatatatattaaatataccttaaataaaaatgataatcagtataagtttaatttttaatataacagattgtttaaaaaacatttacctgATCAAATTGTGTTACTTGGTTTGTTATCGACTTGTAGCAAACGGATATATTACGGTATGAAACGacgaaacataaaatttagaCAATGTTGAGATTTAACACTAACTATAATCAATGTCTACTGATCACTTATATACAGATTTGTAAGGTTGTGGTATCATATGGTGTGATCATAGTTTTacctaatctataaaataactgtgGTAGCGTTGTAATATGGCGTGATCATAGTTTTacctattctataaaaaaattactgtagtcaaagtttaatatagcgtgatcatatttttacctaatctataaaaaatatctgtgaTCAAAGTGAAATATGGCGTGATCACATATCACACCACTAGATCAGACTATAAATCTGGTTCATAATCATTCAATGTTTTTAGACTTATAGTCATTTACAAAGTGCTCTTGAGTAGGTTATAGTCTATTATCCTCAGTCTTTCAGTACTTGTGTAAGTCGCTGACTTTATTACAACACTATCATCAAGCAAGGTTTTTGATAttagttaagttttattaataattaatctaaattaaatacaatattaatttgaagaaACAGTTTGAttcttaattcattttttaattgataaactaAAACCTACTTATTCAACGCAACAACATGGACCGAGGTATTCATCAAACTATGCAGCAAAACAATAAGTAAGataaatgcaaatataattaattataaataaatatgttttaataatttacaaaatgtcagtgaaataaaaaatcagatgaataatgaaatatttaaaatataaattaatacatacgtattatatgaaatataaataaaatgaataaaaatataaaaaaataaaattggttgaattcaattcatattttaatatatatatatatatatatatatttataataaaagttaataaatatgacttaTTAAAGTAGGGCATAGTAAAACACGatcagattaaaaatatatgatataaaatcaaaattgaaaattattattttatttgaatattgttaatatcattatagattaattaagcTGCATGGTGAATCTGCTAGTCttagtgaataaatataaaagatatgattgtttttatttttttatatatttttaaaaataataagttatgtgactataaaatatttatattattgattataaaaaaaatatgttttaatatttttcaaaatttcagtgaaataaaaatcagatgaataatgaaatatttaatatcaaataaattcatattacgcataaataaaaaaataaatcaataaaatatataaagtacattcaataatctaaattttatataaaataaaaaattatgaaatcagtattttatttttattaaaatatattttagtaacatagataaaaataatactatgatactattaattgatgttgtttaattacaggcaaaaaccaaaaaataaaataattataattgatttcgAATTCAGCAACTATCAACGTAcagatttaatacttatttctgCAGCTATATCACAGACTCACgtaaaatctgaaattattCGTCTACGAGGTCgacctttaataatatcacctGATGGAAGAAtaagattaatgaataattattcatatacaaaAACTAGAGATTTGctactaaaaatttttgaaaagaaacCAGATCAGCttcaagttatattaaacgaaTTACATTTAGCtatgaaatcaaaaacgtCGAACCTAACTACaagctttttaaaaaactatcttgattttaataaccaaaatgcaattattttactatggaATGGTaattcagataaaaatattttacaaagattaggttttaatacaaatataatgttgaatatGACTGCATAcgatactgataataatagagtattttatttaaaattaattaattttaaaagtaatgaagttatattaaaccataaattaggttatataattaaaaatggtagATTTTTATCGTTGAAGGAAACTCATGATTCAATTTGTAATCAAAACCatgatataacttatatacacGATGCAGTTAGTGATGTAAAATTAacgaaatgtattttcaactatttatgtataaaaaacaattatcagtttatattaagtaaaataataaaataatataagttcttacattatactaatattgaaaaattaacctcatccgttaaaaataattacaatcgattttcattttaacaaatattaacatgtcgatttaatacttaatttctaCAGCTATATCGCAGACTtacattaaatctaaaattaaacgacATTGAGAACGACCTTTCATAATATCACTTGATGGATGAATAagattaatgatatatatatatatatatatatatatatataaaccagagatttgatactaaaaaaattttgaaaaaaaccaGATCAGCTTAAAGTTATAGCCtactaagttaattatttatgtattaaaaaagcaatattatcagttcatattaaataaaataataaaattatattgacttatctttaataacaatagatcGTAATTAGTAacacagtaatattttaaaaattaacctcGATCGTTCAATGGTCAACGCtattgattgtaataataataaataatgacttaataagcataaatgattaatacgttttttttatttagtaataataatttatttattgttatttaatggtaaattttatattattattattattattattattattatgtatttatttttaattacagtaaaatacaaCGAAATGTAATATCAAAAAGAACACGTATGAACGTAATTGGAAGCGgacttattcaattaaatcggtttaaaaaatgttcaaaaacgtttgttttaaaaaacgattataatttcatagactttaatcaattttttgacTACGGTTTTGAAAtgattgtttgtaaattaaaaaaaatgacacaacaaactagtattaaatttaacttatatctCGACTGTGTTTATGTACATGTGTTAACACAGGAATACCgagatatttcatttaaaacagtGAATGTGTTGGCatatacaaattcaaatttcgaaaatttattaaaaaaaatgtttgataaaattaacaaagaggaaagtaattttgtaactAAAGGAAGTGGTTGGAGTTTATATTCAATTGATGCATTACAATTAAGAATCAATATTGTAAACCCTTTAACCGGATCttcttatgtaattttaccAGAATGTATAAGGAATAAGAAAgctgttataaatgtaaaaaataatgataacaaatgtttcaaatatgcaattttaacaaaatataatactcgttcagataaaactaaatttagtaatcaatattttaaaatacttgaaaaaaaagtagattaaattttcattgtatCGATTTTCCGACACcagttaatcaaattaaatcatttgaacgtttaaataatgtatcagttaatgtttttagttta includes these proteins:
- the LOC126555361 gene encoding uncharacterized protein LOC126555361 isoform X1, encoding MTKAGKQRTESIETYKDALASVISKGNIEDNVSNSITLTEGNYTYTIRCPVAPKCDDYYVIQHYKTSVIKDIPSLERWKHSEASVKLYTSNTFPADNEISIKINELIRTI
- the LOC126555361 gene encoding uncharacterized protein LOC126555361 isoform X2 yields the protein MTKAGKRTESIETYKDALASVISKGNIEDNVSNSITLTEGNYTYTIRCPVAPKCDDYYVIQHYKTSVIKDIPSLERWKHSEASVKLYTSNTFPADNEISIKINELIRTI